From Paraburkholderia sabiae, a single genomic window includes:
- a CDS encoding phosphocholine-specific phospholipase C, whose protein sequence is MTSKNRRDFLRAAAQAAGSATALTMLPLGIRNALAIPANNKTGSIRDIEHIVVLMQENRSFDHYFGSLRGVRGFGDTRAINLPNGKSVWHQPGLAGVGEVLPFRPTAPNLGLQFLQDLPHDWPTTHGAWNGGRNDQWVPKKGTTTMAYLTRDDIPFHYQLADSFTICDAYHCSLMGATDPNRYYMWTGWVGNDGSGGGPVVDNSEAGYGWSTYPEVLESAGISWKIYQDVGTGLDAKGSWGWTSNPYIGNYGDNSLLYFNQYRNAQPGNPLYDKARTGTNVSAGDTYFDILRKDVQNNQLPQVSWIVAPEAYSEHPNWPANYGAWYVDQVLQILTSNPEVWSKTALLINYDENDGFFDHVSPPFAPSSSANGLSTVDTTNEIYPGGNNGQYAAGPYGLGPRVPMLVVSPWSKGGWVCSEVFDHTSVIRFIEARFGHGHGHKLSESNITPWRRAVCGDLTSAFNFKNPNDAFPTLPSTASYKPQDEARHPDYVPVPPLVGAVPKQESGVRPARALPYELFVRINDNSSGKLSVRFVNTGDAGANFLVFEALSADAPRTYTVEAGKRLVDQLSVKADGSYDFTVHGPNGFLRRFAGKQVAQHFWNSRDRANPEVAEGYDVANGNLQLRLKNDGNARCQFTIVNAYDSGKPLTHSVRGGDSDTVYLDLRHVYGWYDLTITVDSDASFTRRIAGHVETGKPSMSDPALGA, encoded by the coding sequence ATGACCTCAAAAAACCGCCGTGATTTCTTGCGGGCAGCCGCCCAGGCAGCCGGCTCCGCCACCGCATTGACGATGCTTCCCCTCGGCATCCGCAATGCGCTCGCGATTCCCGCGAACAACAAGACAGGCAGCATCCGCGACATCGAACACATCGTCGTGCTGATGCAGGAAAACCGCTCGTTCGATCACTACTTCGGCTCACTCCGGGGCGTGCGCGGTTTCGGCGATACACGCGCGATCAACCTGCCGAACGGCAAGTCGGTGTGGCATCAACCGGGACTGGCCGGCGTCGGTGAAGTGCTGCCGTTCCGGCCGACGGCGCCGAATCTCGGCCTGCAATTCCTGCAGGATCTGCCGCATGACTGGCCGACGACGCACGGCGCATGGAACGGCGGCCGCAACGATCAGTGGGTGCCGAAGAAAGGCACGACGACGATGGCGTACCTCACACGCGACGACATTCCGTTCCACTACCAGCTCGCCGACTCGTTCACGATCTGCGACGCCTATCACTGCTCGCTGATGGGCGCGACCGATCCGAACCGCTACTACATGTGGACGGGCTGGGTCGGCAACGACGGGTCGGGCGGCGGCCCGGTCGTCGACAACTCGGAAGCGGGTTACGGCTGGTCGACGTATCCGGAAGTGCTGGAGTCCGCGGGCATTTCGTGGAAGATCTATCAGGACGTCGGCACAGGTCTCGATGCCAAGGGATCGTGGGGCTGGACCAGCAATCCGTACATCGGCAACTACGGCGACAACTCGCTGCTCTACTTCAACCAGTATCGCAACGCGCAACCCGGCAACCCGCTGTATGACAAGGCGCGTACGGGCACGAACGTATCGGCGGGCGACACGTACTTCGACATTCTGCGCAAGGACGTGCAGAACAACCAGTTGCCGCAGGTGTCGTGGATCGTCGCGCCGGAAGCGTACTCCGAGCATCCGAACTGGCCCGCGAACTACGGCGCGTGGTACGTCGATCAGGTTCTGCAGATTCTCACGTCGAACCCCGAGGTGTGGAGCAAGACCGCGCTTCTGATCAACTACGACGAGAACGATGGTTTCTTCGATCACGTGTCGCCGCCGTTCGCGCCGTCGTCGAGTGCGAATGGCCTGTCGACCGTCGACACGACCAATGAAATCTATCCGGGCGGCAACAACGGTCAGTATGCAGCGGGGCCGTATGGTCTCGGACCGCGCGTGCCGATGCTGGTCGTGTCGCCGTGGTCGAAAGGTGGCTGGGTGTGCTCGGAGGTGTTCGATCACACGTCAGTGATCCGCTTCATCGAAGCGCGTTTCGGCCACGGCCACGGCCACAAGCTGTCGGAATCGAACATCACGCCGTGGCGCCGTGCCGTGTGCGGCGATCTGACGTCGGCGTTCAACTTCAAGAATCCGAACGATGCGTTCCCGACGCTCCCGTCCACGGCGTCTTACAAGCCGCAGGACGAGGCGCGCCATCCCGATTACGTGCCCGTGCCGCCGCTGGTCGGTGCCGTGCCGAAGCAGGAGTCGGGCGTGCGCCCCGCGCGTGCGCTGCCGTACGAACTGTTCGTGCGCATCAACGACAACAGCAGCGGCAAGCTCTCGGTGCGCTTCGTCAATACGGGCGATGCAGGCGCGAACTTCCTCGTGTTCGAAGCGCTGAGCGCCGATGCACCGCGCACGTACACGGTCGAAGCCGGCAAGCGCCTCGTCGATCAACTGTCCGTGAAGGCAGACGGTTCGTATGACTTCACGGTGCACGGTCCTAACGGGTTCCTGCGTCGTTTCGCCGGCAAGCAAGTCGCGCAGCATTTCTGGAACAGCCGCGATCGCGCGAATCCGGAAGTCGCGGAAGGCTACGACGTGGCGAACGGCAATCTGCAACTGCGCCTGAAGAATGACGGCAACGCGCGCTGCCAGTTCACGATCGTCAATGCCTACGACTCGGGCAAGCCGCTGACGCATTCGGTGCGCGGCGGCGATAGCGATACCGTCTATCTCGACCTGCGCCATGTGTATGGCTGGTACGACCTGACGATCACAGTGGACAGCGATGCGTCGTTCACGCGCCGTATCGCCGGTCACGTCGAGACGGGCAAACCGAGCATGA